The Brachyspira aalborgi genome has a segment encoding these proteins:
- a CDS encoding flagellin, giving the protein MVINNNISAINAQRTLKFRQVELRKDSAMLSSGLRINQAGDDASGLAVSEKLRTQIRGLRQAERNTQDGISFIQTTEGYLEETTNILQRIRELAIQAANGIYTDEDRIYIQIEVSQLVDEIDRVASQAQFNKLNMLTGRFARSTGENNPTASMWLHIGANMDERKRVYIGTMNSQALGLKNPVGPASTATFISISSTNKANTVIGMVDEALLKVLKQRADLGAYQNRLEMTAQGLMVGFENMQASESRIRDTDMAEASVKLAKDQILNQANLSMLAQANQLPQGALRLLQ; this is encoded by the coding sequence ATGGTTATTAACAACAATATTAGCGCTATAAACGCGCAAAGAACTCTTAAATTCCGCCAAGTTGAATTAAGAAAAGATTCGGCTATGCTTTCAAGCGGTTTAAGAATCAATCAAGCGGGAGATGACGCTTCAGGATTAGCGGTTTCTGAAAAATTGCGAACTCAAATTCGCGGTTTGCGTCAAGCTGAAAGAAATACTCAAGACGGTATATCTTTCATACAAACTACAGAAGGATATTTGGAAGAAACTACTAATATTCTTCAAAGAATAAGAGAATTGGCAATACAGGCTGCAAACGGTATCTATACGGACGAAGACAGAATCTATATTCAAATAGAAGTTTCTCAATTAGTTGACGAAATAGACCGCGTTGCTTCGCAAGCTCAATTCAACAAACTTAATATGCTTACGGGTAGATTCGCTCGCTCTACGGGAGAAAATAATCCTACGGCATCTATGTGGTTGCATATCGGAGCAAATATGGACGAAAGAAAACGCGTTTATATAGGCACTATGAATAGCCAAGCGCTTGGACTTAAAAATCCAGTTGGACCTGCATCTACGGCTACATTTATAAGTATTTCAAGCACTAATAAAGCTAATACCGTTATAGGTATGGTTGATGAAGCTCTTCTTAAAGTATTAAAACAAAGAGCGGATTTAGGCGCTTATCAAAACAGATTGGAAATGACAGCTCAAGGCTTAATGGTTGGTTTTGAAAATATGCAAGCTTCTGAAAGTAGAATAAGAGATACGGATATGGCTGAAGCGTCAGTTAAACTCGCTAAAGACCAAATTCTTAATCAAGCTAATTTGTCTATGCTTGCTCAAGCTAATCAATTACCGCAAGGCGCTCTTAGATTATTACAATAA